A genome region from Bradyrhizobium commune includes the following:
- the hspD gene encoding small heat shock protein HspD, which produces MRTYDFSPLWRSTIGFDRLFDLAETAQRAGEDNYPPYNIERVSEDRYQISLAVAGFSPDEISVTAEQNAVIVEGNKADKAEREYLYHGISARPFKRQFNLADYVQVKGAAFENGLLKIELVREIPEAMKPRRIAINGALSGNVHQLEGKAAA; this is translated from the coding sequence ATGCGCACTTACGACTTCTCCCCCCTGTGGCGCTCGACCATTGGCTTCGACCGCCTCTTTGACCTCGCTGAAACAGCGCAGCGTGCTGGCGAGGACAACTATCCCCCCTACAACATCGAACGCGTCAGCGAGGATCGTTATCAGATTTCGCTTGCCGTTGCCGGCTTTTCACCCGACGAGATCTCGGTGACTGCCGAGCAGAATGCGGTCATCGTCGAGGGCAACAAGGCGGACAAGGCCGAACGCGAATATCTCTATCACGGCATTTCCGCACGGCCCTTCAAGCGGCAATTCAACCTCGCTGACTATGTTCAGGTGAAGGGCGCCGCGTTCGAGAACGGTCTGCTGAAGATTGAGCTGGTCCGGGAAATCCCCGAGGCCATGAAGCCGCGGCGAATCGCCATCAACGGCGCATTGAGCGGCAATGTGCATCAGCTCGAAGGCAAAGCCGCCGCGTAA
- a CDS encoding LysM peptidoglycan-binding domain-containing protein yields the protein MIDPRRVVVLAAVVLLALISGMAAASPAKPKPAAVPAVVPPPPPAEPLPPPKIYLFRGAMGPFFSTGMDRLGDKLTAAGFSADVYEFTICRWIGDRAIASYKETPAPIVLIGHSMGGLCSVLISEMAAKENVPISLVITIDPAHATDDVPLNVERFINIFLSDSVLGGGNVVAVPGFRGHYASYDLKENSRVSHINIEKSDDIHRQILDMVTQLPRIQPQAQGDIVPLRYLVPADTLVELWDSGVRLSVRRGDTMASIAAANRVPLWALAQSNSLAENATLTPGQSIIVPRHLTPPEPAAAMATPATPSRR from the coding sequence ATGATTGATCCAAGGCGAGTTGTGGTGCTGGCAGCGGTCGTGCTGCTCGCCTTGATTTCCGGCATGGCTGCGGCTTCGCCCGCCAAGCCGAAGCCGGCGGCGGTCCCGGCGGTTGTGCCGCCACCTCCGCCGGCCGAGCCGCTGCCGCCACCGAAAATCTACCTGTTTCGTGGCGCGATGGGGCCGTTCTTCTCGACCGGCATGGACCGGCTCGGCGACAAGCTGACGGCGGCCGGTTTTTCGGCCGACGTCTACGAATTTACGATCTGCCGATGGATCGGCGATCGTGCCATCGCGAGCTACAAGGAGACGCCGGCGCCGATCGTATTGATCGGCCATTCCATGGGCGGGCTGTGCTCGGTCCTGATCTCCGAGATGGCGGCCAAGGAGAATGTCCCGATCAGCCTCGTCATCACCATCGATCCCGCGCATGCGACCGATGACGTGCCGCTCAATGTCGAGCGCTTCATCAACATCTTCCTCTCCGACAGCGTGCTCGGTGGCGGCAATGTGGTGGCGGTGCCGGGCTTCCGCGGCCATTATGCGAGCTATGACCTCAAGGAGAACTCGCGGGTTTCCCACATCAACATCGAGAAGTCCGACGACATCCATCGCCAGATTCTTGACATGGTGACGCAGTTGCCGCGCATTCAGCCGCAGGCCCAAGGCGATATCGTGCCGCTGCGCTATCTCGTGCCGGCGGACACGCTGGTCGAATTGTGGGATAGCGGCGTGCGGTTGTCGGTCCGCCGCGGCGACACCATGGCGAGCATCGCTGCCGCCAATCGCGTGCCGCTGTGGGCACTCGCGCAGAGCAACTCGCTGGCCGAGAACGCGACGCTCACTCCGGGCCAGTCCATCATCGTTCCGCGGCACCTGACACCGCCGGAGCCGGCCGCGGCCATGGCGACGCCGGCAACGCCGAGCCGGCGCTAG
- a CDS encoding ABC transporter ATP-binding protein — MSSIISVANLSKTYGSGFKALKNVNLDIQRGEIFALLGPNGAGKTTLISIICGIANPSEGKVLVGGEDIQASYRKARSLIGLVPQELHTDAFESVWATVSFSRGLFGKPKNPAHIEKVLKDLSLWDKKDSKIITLSGGMKRRVMIAKALSHEPQILFLDEPTAGVDVELRKGMWEVVRTLQQSGVTIILTTHYIEEAEEMADRIGVINKGEIVLIEDKATLMQKLGKKRLTLHLQGKLGALPESLSHYELDLCDSGATLIYDYDTKGERTGITSLLSDLRNAGIRFNDLDTTQSSLEDIFVDLVRTS; from the coding sequence ATGTCCTCCATCATCTCCGTCGCCAATCTGTCGAAGACCTATGGGTCCGGCTTCAAGGCGCTCAAGAACGTCAATCTCGACATCCAGCGCGGCGAGATCTTTGCGCTGCTCGGCCCCAACGGGGCCGGCAAGACCACGCTGATCTCGATCATCTGCGGCATCGCCAACCCGAGCGAGGGCAAGGTCCTGGTCGGCGGGGAGGATATCCAGGCCTCCTACCGCAAGGCGCGCTCGCTGATCGGCCTCGTGCCGCAGGAATTGCACACCGACGCCTTCGAGAGCGTGTGGGCCACCGTGAGCTTCTCCCGCGGCCTGTTCGGCAAGCCGAAGAACCCGGCCCATATCGAGAAGGTGCTGAAGGATCTCTCGCTCTGGGACAAGAAGGACAGCAAGATCATCACGCTCTCCGGCGGCATGAAGCGCCGCGTGATGATCGCAAAGGCGCTGTCGCACGAGCCGCAGATCCTGTTCCTGGACGAGCCGACCGCCGGCGTCGACGTCGAACTGCGCAAGGGCATGTGGGAGGTGGTGCGCACGCTTCAACAGTCCGGCGTCACCATCATCCTCACCACGCATTACATCGAGGAAGCCGAGGAGATGGCCGACCGCATCGGCGTCATCAACAAGGGCGAGATCGTGCTGATCGAGGACAAGGCGACGTTGATGCAGAAGCTCGGCAAGAAGCGGCTGACGCTGCACTTGCAGGGCAAGCTCGGCGCGCTGCCGGAGAGCCTCAGCCATTACGAGCTCGACCTCTGCGACAGCGGCGCGACACTGATCTACGACTACGACACCAAGGGCGAGCGCACCGGCATCACCAGCCTGCTCAGCGACCTGCGCAACGCCGGCATCCGCTTCAACGATCTCGACACGACGCAATCGTCGCTCGAGGACATCTTCGTCGATCTCGTGAGGACGTCATGA
- a CDS encoding NAD-dependent epimerase/dehydratase family protein, whose amino-acid sequence MALVLVTGGSGFIGQHLVEALRARGQRVRVLDVRPPAAANTDVEFVQGSVLDCAAVDAAIAGVDQVYHLAGLPGMWVANKHAFHDVNFRGTEVVLAAAMTRGVSRFLHCSTESILFAYSNLNGAAAEEALQPADAMPGAYTRSKSLAEHHAAKAAAAGFPLVIGTPTMPIGPADHNLTPPTAMLWYFLQKKVQPHLNFLVNLVDVRDVAMGLVLTMERGRIGQRYILGGDCVPLGRILRMMSAMSGRRQFPVVVPGRIAELSATMLEYISDHVTRRPPNGTAEGVRIALAASDLSIGKARTELGYSPRPIEPVLRETITHLLARGGLPASGAIEHHALSSRAS is encoded by the coding sequence ATGGCTCTCGTACTGGTTACCGGTGGCAGTGGTTTCATCGGACAGCATCTCGTCGAAGCGCTCCGCGCCCGTGGGCAGCGGGTACGTGTCCTCGATGTCCGGCCGCCGGCCGCTGCCAACACAGACGTTGAGTTTGTGCAGGGGTCGGTGCTGGATTGCGCCGCAGTCGATGCCGCGATCGCCGGGGTCGATCAGGTCTATCACCTCGCCGGCCTGCCCGGGATGTGGGTCGCAAACAAGCACGCCTTCCACGACGTCAATTTCCGCGGTACCGAGGTCGTTCTCGCCGCCGCGATGACGCGCGGCGTGTCGCGCTTCCTGCACTGCTCGACGGAATCGATCCTGTTCGCCTATTCGAACCTCAACGGCGCTGCCGCCGAAGAGGCGCTTCAGCCGGCCGATGCGATGCCTGGCGCCTACACGCGGTCGAAGTCGCTCGCCGAGCATCACGCCGCAAAGGCCGCAGCCGCGGGCTTCCCGCTCGTGATCGGCACGCCGACCATGCCGATCGGTCCGGCCGACCATAATCTGACGCCGCCGACCGCGATGCTCTGGTACTTCCTCCAGAAGAAGGTGCAGCCGCATCTCAACTTCCTGGTCAACCTCGTCGATGTCCGCGACGTCGCCATGGGCCTGGTGCTGACCATGGAGCGCGGCCGCATCGGCCAGCGCTACATCCTGGGCGGCGACTGCGTGCCGCTCGGCCGGATCCTGCGCATGATGTCCGCGATGAGCGGCCGCCGGCAGTTTCCGGTGGTCGTGCCGGGCAGGATCGCCGAGTTGTCGGCGACCATGCTCGAGTACATCTCCGATCACGTCACGCGGCGGCCGCCCAACGGCACCGCCGAGGGCGTGCGCATTGCGCTGGCCGCAAGCGACCTCTCGATCGGCAAGGCGCGTACCGAGCTCGGTTATTCGCCGCGCCCGATCGAGCCGGTCTTGCGCGAAACCATCACCCATCTGCTCGCCCGCGGCGGGCTGCCTGCCTCCGGCGCCATCGAGCATCACGCGCTGTCGTCGCGCGCGAGCTGA
- a CDS encoding methyltransferase family protein, with protein sequence MSFDFSKLLSVAWGGWTTTWPTQLLALIWLAWLASWVGASFWQGRTQKQVMTLDSTRYRLPILVGGILFTPWTAEVLGEKPLWVFGNTGVYIAALIVLAGISFTWWGRLHLGQFWSNTITHKEDHRVIDTGPYGIVRHPIYTGLIAGMLVTGIAVGTVTAILGAILISLGMWQKGRMEEVFLSKELGEDAYGAYCRRVPMIIPFLSPR encoded by the coding sequence ATGTCATTTGATTTCAGCAAGCTTCTCTCTGTCGCCTGGGGTGGCTGGACCACGACCTGGCCGACGCAACTGCTCGCCTTGATCTGGCTCGCCTGGCTCGCCAGCTGGGTCGGTGCCTCGTTCTGGCAGGGCCGCACCCAGAAGCAGGTGATGACGCTGGACTCGACCCGCTATCGCCTGCCGATCCTGGTCGGCGGCATCCTGTTCACGCCGTGGACCGCGGAAGTGCTCGGCGAGAAGCCGCTCTGGGTATTCGGCAACACCGGTGTCTACATCGCAGCCCTGATCGTGCTCGCCGGCATCTCCTTCACCTGGTGGGGCCGGCTGCATCTCGGACAATTCTGGTCCAACACCATCACCCACAAGGAAGACCACCGCGTCATCGACACCGGCCCGTACGGTATCGTGCGCCATCCGATCTACACCGGCCTGATCGCCGGCATGCTCGTCACCGGCATCGCGGTCGGCACCGTGACCGCGATCCTCGGCGCGATCCTGATCTCGCTCGGCATGTGGCAGAAAGGCCGGATGGAAGAGGTGTTCCTGTCGAAGGAGCTCGGCGAAGACGCCTACGGTGCCTATTGCCGCCGCGTGCCGATGATCATTCCGTTCCTGTCGCCGCGGTGA
- a CDS encoding alpha/beta fold hydrolase, translating into MLHASSVKPPFLAVWGKNDPFFIPPGAEAFKRDNPNAVVKFFDTGHFALETHAREIAKSIRAFLA; encoded by the coding sequence CTGCTCCATGCTTCATCAGTCAAGCCGCCGTTCCTCGCGGTGTGGGGCAAGAACGATCCGTTCTTCATCCCGCCGGGCGCCGAAGCGTTCAAACGCGACAATCCGAACGCCGTGGTCAAATTCTTCGACACCGGCCATTTCGCGCTGGAGACGCATGCGCGGGAAATCGCGAAGAGCATTCGCGCCTTCCTCGCGTAA
- a CDS encoding PQQ-dependent sugar dehydrogenase produces MTFSSIFAQFVAVLGGIALQWRKLSGTEPAPAWGEAPSIPEAKPQGAIPTLKMPTARGWSEGQKPTVAPGLKVNAFATNLDHPRWIEVLPNGDVLIAEATQVAGPPRTVFHYAMQATMRRAAALGVSANRITLLRDKDGDGVAEVRGAFMENLNQPFGMALVGDTFYVGNTDGVMAFPYVAGADNIVAPGKRLTTFKPSGHWTRSLLASPDGKKLYAGVGSLSNIAEMGMEVEEGRAAVYELDLAAGTHRIFGAGLRNPVGLAWEPNTNVLWTVVNERDGLGDETPPDYLTSVRDGGFYGWPYCYWGKTVDDRVPQDAAMVAKALTPDYALGGHTASLGLCWMPSGTLPGFPDGMVIGQHGSWNRSKLSGYKLVFIPFENGKPSGPGRDILSGFLAPDEKESYGRPVGVVIGPDKKSLLMADDVGNVIWRVTGA; encoded by the coding sequence ATGACCTTTTCCAGCATCTTCGCGCAGTTCGTCGCGGTCCTCGGTGGCATCGCGCTGCAATGGCGAAAACTGTCGGGGACCGAGCCCGCACCTGCCTGGGGCGAAGCCCCGTCTATTCCCGAGGCGAAGCCGCAAGGCGCGATCCCGACCTTGAAAATGCCGACGGCGCGCGGCTGGAGCGAAGGGCAGAAGCCGACCGTCGCGCCCGGGCTCAAGGTCAACGCCTTCGCGACCAACCTCGACCATCCGCGCTGGATCGAGGTGCTGCCCAACGGCGACGTGCTGATCGCCGAAGCGACGCAGGTCGCCGGCCCCCCGCGCACGGTGTTCCACTATGCGATGCAGGCAACCATGCGGCGCGCCGCGGCGCTCGGCGTGTCCGCCAACCGCATCACGCTGTTGCGGGACAAGGACGGCGACGGCGTTGCCGAGGTGCGCGGCGCGTTCATGGAGAATCTGAACCAGCCGTTCGGCATGGCGCTGGTCGGCGACACCTTCTATGTCGGCAACACCGATGGCGTGATGGCGTTTCCCTATGTCGCGGGCGCGGACAATATCGTCGCGCCGGGCAAGCGGCTCACCACGTTCAAGCCGAGCGGCCATTGGACGCGCAGCCTGCTCGCGAGCCCCGATGGCAAGAAGCTCTATGCCGGCGTGGGCTCGCTCAGCAACATCGCTGAAATGGGCATGGAGGTCGAGGAAGGCCGCGCCGCCGTCTACGAGCTCGATCTCGCAGCCGGCACGCATCGCATTTTTGGTGCGGGCCTGCGCAATCCGGTTGGCCTCGCCTGGGAGCCGAATACGAACGTGCTCTGGACCGTCGTCAACGAGCGTGACGGTCTCGGCGACGAGACTCCGCCGGATTATCTGACCTCGGTGCGCGACGGCGGCTTCTATGGCTGGCCCTATTGCTACTGGGGCAAGACGGTCGACGACCGCGTGCCGCAGGATGCGGCGATGGTCGCCAAGGCACTGACGCCGGACTACGCGCTCGGCGGCCACACCGCCTCGCTCGGCCTGTGCTGGATGCCATCAGGCACGCTGCCGGGCTTCCCAGACGGCATGGTGATCGGCCAGCACGGCTCGTGGAATCGCAGCAAGCTCTCCGGCTACAAGCTGGTGTTCATCCCGTTCGAGAACGGCAAGCCCTCCGGCCCCGGTCGCGACATCCTGTCGGGCTTCCTGGCACCCGACGAGAAGGAATCCTACGGCCGCCCGGTCGGTGTCGTGATCGGCCCCGACAAGAAGTCGCTGCTGATGGCCGACGACGTCGGCAACGTGATCTGGCGCGTGACGGGGGCCTAA
- a CDS encoding tartrate dehydrogenase: MRTHSIAAIPADGIGPEVISAGVRVLEALAKRSGDIAFAIKTFDWGSDYYKKHGVMMPADGLSELKKFDAIYFGAVGAPDVPDHITLWGLRLPICQGFDQYANVRPTKILPGVSSPLRNVGVGDLDWVIVRENSEGEYAGMGGRAHRGLPEEVGTEVAVFTRVGVTRIMRYAFQLAQSRPRKFLTVVTKSNAQRHGMVMWDEIAAEVATEFPDVTWDKMLVDAMTVRMTLHPKSLDTIVATNLHADILSDLAGVLAGSLGVAPTGNIDPQRRFPSMFEPIHGSAFDITGKGIANPVATFWTGVQMLEHLGEKDAAARLMKAVERVCAAGVLTPDVGGKATTKEVTDAVIDAIHGSNV; encoded by the coding sequence ATGCGCACCCATTCGATTGCAGCAATCCCAGCCGACGGCATCGGCCCCGAGGTGATCTCGGCCGGCGTTCGCGTGCTGGAGGCGCTCGCCAAGCGCAGCGGCGACATCGCCTTTGCCATCAAGACCTTCGACTGGGGCTCGGACTATTACAAGAAGCACGGCGTGATGATGCCGGCGGACGGCCTTTCTGAGCTGAAGAAGTTCGACGCGATCTATTTCGGTGCGGTCGGGGCGCCCGACGTGCCCGACCACATCACGCTATGGGGCTTGCGCCTGCCGATCTGCCAAGGCTTTGACCAATACGCCAACGTGCGGCCGACCAAGATCTTGCCGGGTGTCTCTTCGCCGCTGCGCAATGTCGGCGTCGGCGATCTCGACTGGGTGATCGTGCGCGAGAATTCCGAAGGCGAATATGCCGGCATGGGCGGACGCGCCCACAGGGGCCTGCCGGAAGAGGTCGGCACCGAGGTCGCCGTGTTCACCCGCGTCGGCGTGACGCGCATCATGCGCTATGCGTTCCAGCTCGCGCAGTCGCGCCCGCGCAAATTCCTGACCGTGGTGACCAAGTCGAACGCGCAGCGCCATGGCATGGTGATGTGGGACGAGATCGCAGCCGAAGTCGCGACCGAATTCCCCGACGTCACCTGGGACAAGATGCTGGTCGACGCCATGACGGTGCGGATGACGCTGCATCCAAAGAGCCTCGACACCATCGTTGCGACCAACCTCCACGCCGACATCCTCTCCGATCTCGCCGGCGTGCTCGCGGGAAGCCTCGGCGTGGCGCCGACCGGCAACATCGATCCGCAGCGCCGCTTCCCCTCGATGTTCGAGCCGATCCATGGGTCGGCCTTCGACATCACCGGCAAGGGCATCGCGAACCCGGTGGCGACGTTCTGGACCGGCGTGCAGATGCTCGAGCATCTCGGCGAGAAGGACGCCGCCGCGCGGTTGATGAAGGCGGTCGAACGCGTTTGCGCGGCCGGCGTGCTGACGCCCGATGTGGGCGGCAAGGCGACGACGAAGGAAGTAACCGACGCCGTGATCGACGCGATCCACGGGTCGAACGTGTAG
- a CDS encoding LysR family transcriptional regulator, with translation MELHQLRCFVAAAEQLHFGRAAQHLQMLPSALGRQIRLLEEDLGTRLFARTTRAVSLTDDGTTLLRDARAILARVEAVESNLRNRSRAGVARRLRVGAIDSAAAGLLPPLLRDFRAKHPEVAVQLLEDKTVRLLPKILTGALDLAFVRPPDRPDKRLEFRPLLQETAIVAFPQRHALAARKSITLADIADEPMLVPDRRSRPHSHDLTVKLFEQAGLTPLIVQVADEKQTIIHLVATKLGVAIVPRWTTRMAVSGVRFVSLRLRQSGPVGRLPLAAAWLRGSRDPARDAMLAVLEARLRSYAREA, from the coding sequence ATGGAATTGCATCAACTTCGATGCTTCGTGGCGGCGGCCGAGCAGCTGCATTTCGGCCGTGCTGCGCAGCATCTCCAGATGCTGCCGTCCGCGCTCGGCCGCCAGATCAGGCTGCTGGAGGAGGATCTGGGAACGCGGCTGTTCGCGCGTACGACCCGCGCGGTGTCGCTGACCGACGACGGCACGACGCTGCTGCGCGATGCCCGCGCCATCCTCGCCAGGGTCGAGGCGGTCGAGAGCAACTTGCGCAACCGCTCCCGCGCAGGCGTCGCGCGACGGCTCCGGGTCGGTGCGATCGACAGCGCGGCGGCCGGCCTGTTGCCGCCGCTCTTGCGTGACTTCCGCGCAAAACATCCCGAGGTCGCGGTCCAGCTTCTTGAGGACAAGACCGTCCGGCTGCTGCCAAAAATCCTGACCGGCGCGCTTGATCTTGCCTTCGTCCGCCCGCCCGACCGGCCGGACAAGCGGCTCGAATTTCGCCCTCTGCTTCAGGAGACCGCGATCGTAGCCTTTCCGCAACGCCACGCACTCGCGGCGCGAAAATCCATCACGCTGGCCGATATCGCCGACGAGCCCATGCTGGTGCCGGATCGCCGCTCGCGACCGCACAGCCACGACCTCACGGTCAAACTGTTCGAGCAGGCTGGGCTGACGCCGCTCATCGTGCAGGTCGCCGACGAGAAGCAGACCATCATCCATCTGGTCGCAACCAAGCTCGGGGTTGCCATCGTGCCGCGCTGGACCACGCGGATGGCCGTCTCCGGCGTGCGCTTCGTGTCGCTCCGACTGAGGCAGAGCGGCCCGGTCGGCCGGTTGCCGCTGGCGGCGGCCTGGCTGCGCGGCTCGCGGGATCCCGCCCGCGATGCCATGCTGGCGGTGCTGGAGGCGCGCCTGCGCAGCTATGCGCGAGAGGCGTGA
- a CDS encoding MFS transporter, with product MASEIQTRVLRKITWRIVPFIMLLYFVAFIDRVNIGFASLTMNKDIGLSPTVYGFGAGIFFWGYFLFEVPSNIILHKVGARIWIARVMISWGLVSATMAFVQGPTSFYILRFLLGVAEAGFFPGIILYLSYWFPARQRAAVTALFMAAAPLSTVLGSPVSGALLEMDGLAGIKGWQWLFALEALPAVLLGFVVLAFLTDRPEKAKWLADDERRWLVETMNDETTSKAATASHSIWRGLADPRVLALSLIYFGTSAGLYTLGVWAPQIIKQFGLSTLQVGFLNALPATAAVVAMVLWARHSDRTGERTWHVVWACLVAAAGLAYAGLAAGVVAVLVALTLVNIGISSAKPPLWSMPTLFLSGPAAAAGIATINSIGNLGGFVGPAMIGWIKDQTGSFVGGLYFVSGLLVLSAVLTLLLSRAQTAPVEPVPQSH from the coding sequence GTGGCGAGCGAGATTCAGACGCGCGTGCTGCGCAAGATCACCTGGCGCATCGTTCCTTTCATCATGCTGCTCTACTTCGTGGCCTTCATCGACCGCGTCAATATCGGCTTCGCCTCGCTGACGATGAACAAGGACATCGGCCTGTCGCCGACCGTCTACGGTTTTGGCGCCGGCATCTTCTTCTGGGGCTACTTCCTGTTCGAGGTGCCCTCCAACATCATCCTGCACAAGGTCGGCGCGCGGATCTGGATCGCACGGGTGATGATCAGTTGGGGTCTCGTCTCGGCCACGATGGCGTTCGTGCAAGGGCCGACCAGCTTCTACATCCTGCGCTTCCTGCTTGGTGTCGCTGAAGCCGGCTTCTTTCCCGGCATCATCCTCTATCTCTCCTACTGGTTCCCGGCGCGCCAGCGCGCTGCCGTGACCGCGCTGTTCATGGCAGCCGCCCCACTCTCGACCGTGCTGGGTTCTCCGGTCTCAGGCGCGCTGCTGGAGATGGACGGCCTCGCCGGCATCAAGGGCTGGCAGTGGCTGTTCGCGCTGGAAGCGCTGCCGGCCGTGCTGCTAGGCTTCGTGGTGCTGGCGTTCCTCACCGACCGGCCGGAGAAAGCAAAGTGGCTCGCCGATGACGAGCGCCGCTGGCTGGTCGAGACCATGAATGACGAGACCACCAGCAAGGCCGCGACCGCGAGCCACAGCATCTGGCGCGGGCTCGCTGATCCGCGCGTGCTCGCGCTGTCGCTGATCTATTTCGGCACCTCGGCCGGTCTCTACACGCTCGGCGTCTGGGCGCCGCAGATCATCAAGCAATTTGGACTATCGACGCTCCAGGTCGGCTTCCTCAATGCGTTGCCGGCAACGGCGGCCGTCGTCGCCATGGTGCTGTGGGCGCGGCACTCGGACCGCACCGGCGAGCGCACCTGGCATGTCGTGTGGGCCTGCCTGGTCGCCGCGGCCGGGCTCGCCTATGCCGGCCTCGCAGCTGGTGTCGTCGCGGTGCTGGTCGCACTGACGCTCGTGAATATCGGCATCTCTTCGGCAAAACCGCCGCTGTGGAGCATGCCGACGCTATTCCTCTCGGGCCCGGCGGCTGCGGCCGGCATCGCCACCATCAATTCGATCGGCAATCTCGGCGGCTTCGTCGGTCCCGCCATGATCGGCTGGATCAAGGACCAGACCGGCAGTTTTGTCGGCGGGCTCTATTTCGTCAGCGGCCTGCTCGTTCTCTCCGCGGTCTTGACCCTGCTATTGTCGCGGGCGCAGACCGCGCCCGTCGAACCCGTCCCGCAGTCCCACTGA
- a CDS encoding ABC transporter permease, with product MNHRAIRAIYLFEMARTWRTLLQSIVSPVVSTSLYFVVFGAAIGSRISQVEGVSYGTFIVPGLIMLSVLTQSIANASFGIYFPKFTGTIYEILSAPISYFEIVLGYVGAAATKSIVLGLIILATAGLFVPLQIHHPVWMLTFLVLTALTFSLFGFIIGIWADGFEKLQMIPMLVVTPLTFLGGSFYSIDMLPPTWRNVALLNPVVYLISGFRWSFYEIADVSVSVSIGMTLAFLVICLAVIWWIFKTGYRLKN from the coding sequence ATGAACCACCGCGCCATCCGCGCCATCTATCTGTTCGAAATGGCGCGCACCTGGCGCACGCTGCTGCAAAGCATCGTCTCGCCGGTGGTCTCGACCTCGCTCTATTTCGTGGTGTTTGGCGCCGCGATCGGGTCGCGCATCAGCCAGGTCGAGGGCGTCAGCTACGGCACCTTCATCGTGCCGGGCCTGATCATGCTCTCGGTGCTGACGCAGAGCATCGCCAACGCGTCCTTCGGCATCTACTTCCCGAAATTCACCGGCACGATCTACGAGATCCTGTCGGCACCGATTTCCTATTTCGAGATCGTGCTCGGCTATGTCGGCGCCGCCGCGACCAAGTCGATCGTCCTCGGCCTGATCATTCTCGCCACCGCTGGGCTGTTCGTGCCGCTCCAGATCCATCATCCGGTCTGGATGCTGACCTTCCTGGTGCTGACAGCTCTTACCTTCAGCCTGTTCGGCTTCATCATCGGCATCTGGGCCGATGGTTTCGAGAAGCTCCAGATGATCCCGATGCTGGTGGTGACGCCGCTGACCTTCCTCGGCGGCAGCTTCTATTCGATCGACATGCTGCCGCCGACCTGGCGCAATGTGGCGCTGCTCAATCCGGTCGTCTATCTGATCTCGGGCTTCCGCTGGAGCTTTTACGAGATCGCCGATGTCAGCGTGTCCGTCAGCATCGGCATGACGCTGGCGTTCCTGGTGATCTGCCTCGCCGTGATCTGGTGGATTTTCAAGACGGGGTATCGGCTAAAGAATTGA
- a CDS encoding aspartate dehydrogenase yields MTAQKASNDLRVAIAGLGSIGSKIATALDQGIEGLVLSAVAVRDPAKHRAFLNGLRRAPQVLPIDRLGDAADIVVECAPSSQLRAIVEPAVKRRKSAVVVSVGGLLDNFDLVDLARANGGRIIVPTGALIGLDAVNAAAVGTIHSVKMVTRKPIDGLKGAPFIVQNNIDIDNLREPLKLFEGSAREAAKGFPANVNVAVALSLAGIGPDRTHMQVWADPTVTRNVHRIEVEADSARFSMGIENIPSENPKTGIITALSVIALLRKQRATLCVGT; encoded by the coding sequence ATGACTGCACAGAAAGCTTCGAACGATTTGAGGGTGGCCATCGCAGGACTGGGCTCGATCGGCAGCAAGATCGCGACCGCCCTGGATCAGGGCATCGAGGGGTTGGTACTCTCCGCCGTGGCCGTGCGCGATCCCGCCAAGCATCGGGCATTCCTCAACGGCCTGCGTCGTGCGCCACAGGTGTTGCCGATCGATCGGCTCGGCGACGCCGCCGATATCGTGGTCGAGTGCGCGCCGAGCAGCCAGCTGCGTGCGATCGTCGAGCCTGCGGTGAAACGCAGGAAGTCCGCGGTCGTCGTTAGCGTCGGCGGCCTGCTCGACAATTTTGATCTGGTCGATCTCGCCCGGGCCAATGGCGGCCGCATCATTGTGCCGACTGGCGCGCTGATCGGGCTCGACGCGGTCAATGCGGCTGCGGTCGGTACCATTCATTCGGTAAAGATGGTGACGCGCAAGCCGATCGACGGGCTGAAGGGTGCGCCGTTCATCGTTCAGAACAACATCGACATCGACAATCTGCGCGAACCGCTAAAACTGTTCGAGGGCAGCGCGCGTGAAGCGGCGAAGGGCTTTCCGGCGAACGTCAACGTCGCGGTCGCGCTGTCGCTGGCGGGCATCGGGCCCGATCGCACCCACATGCAGGTTTGGGCCGACCCGACCGTGACGCGCAACGTGCATCGCATCGAGGTCGAGGCGGATTCGGCACGATTCTCGATGGGCATCGAGAACATCCCATCCGAAAATCCCAAGACCGGGATCATCACCGCACTGTCCGTGATCGCGCTGCTTCGCAAGCAGCGCGCCACGCTGTGTGTGGGGACGTAA